The nucleotide window TTCATACTCCCGCCCTTTCTCAAGCCTCGTCATAGGTCAGGACCATCGCCAGATACTTAAGCGATTCTGTCCCTTTATTGTCAATACGGTGAGTCTGACCTGAAATCGTAATTGCTGTGTCGCCGGCTTTCATCTCCTTTTGCACACCATTGTCATAGTAAATGGCGTTTCCGGAAAGAATATAGACAAATTCTTCTTCTCCCTCGTGTTTATGTTCACCGACTGTACAGCCTGGTTCCAGCGTAAGTACCGACATCAGCCGTGCATGGCCCCTATATTCACCCTTTTCAAAAAGAGGAGTTACCATTGCCGTTCCCTCCCCTCCCAACATGTTCGGCCGGGGTGAAGAAATCAGTTTTTCCTTATATCTAACCATAAAGCCTCCTGTTTCAAAGCCCGTATACAAGCTTCGCCGTATTGTAATAAACATTTTCCAGATCTTTTTCCTTTAATCCGGAATAATCCGCAATATAATTTTTCAGCACTTCATAAGGTAAAACGGAAGCCGTTATCGGCAGATCGCTCCCCCACATGATCCGCTCTGAGCCTATCCGTTCACACGCTGCATTGAGGTAAAAAATTGCATCCCGATAAGGCGGCCCCTGGAGACAATTTGTAACAACAGAAGCCAAGGTAACATAAATATTGGAATGAGAAGATATCTTATCCAGATATCTTTCCACATAATTTCTCTCGCCTTTGCCTGCACAGAACATATGCTCGATCACGATTTTTATATTAGAATATTTCTCTGCGAGTTTTACAATGGAATCCAGCTGAAAGCTGGGGGACTTCCTGTCACCGATATCCAGGCTGATCACAAGTCCCCGCTCCTGCGCATATTTCCAGACTTCTTTCATCTGAGGGCCGTCTATCTTAAACTCACTATGATATCCCATAAAACCGCCCAGAGAACTCATCTCAAATTTTAATCCTTTACAGCCGCATTCCTCGATCAGCCGATGCATAATCTCCTCCGCATCAAGGCAATACGGGTCGAAAGACCCCATTGCCGCAAATCGCCCCGGATATTTTTCAACCGCTTCCACAGAATACTCATTTTGCAGGCCATATAAACTCCCCTGAAGCAAAACTGCTTTTTCAACTCCATTCGCGTCCATTCGCCGCAATAGTTCTTCATAGGAAAAGCTGCTCTCTCCCCATCCTTCCGGAATTATCCGCAGCTCCTCTCCGTTCGCCCACCTTCCTTTCCCTTTGCCGATAGGCCTCAGCTCTCCTCGGTATCCTATTCCCTTTAACTGCTCAATTACATGTACATGGGCATCTATCGCCCGAAATCTTTCCTTCATTTTCATCCTCCCTGCCGGCTTTCCCGGATTGAACGGTCTTTAAGCCTTTTGGATTTGCTGATTCTGTTTTTAGCAGCGGTTAAAGAGACCGCTACTGCCAGGACCAAGGTTGCCCCGTTAAACAGAGGTTCCACCCAGTATGCGGCTCCCATCTGCTGGAGGCCGGAGATCACAGTTGCAAGAAGCAGCGTTGCACAAACGGAGCCCCACACATTGACCTTGCCGACCTTGAAACAAACCGCGCCTAAAAGTGCTCCCGCATTAGCACTCATCAGATAATCCGGCCCTACCGAGGTCTGTCCCACTCGCATCATCGCACCCAGCATAATCCCGGCCAGCGATGTAATAAATCCAGAGATTACATAAGCATAAGTAATATACCGTTTCGGATCAATTCCCGACAGATCTGCCGCCTTTTTATTGGCCCCAATAAAATATAGGAATCTTCCAAACGGCAGATATTCCATTACTATAAAGATAACAATGGCAACGACGAGTACAATCAGAATAAGTGTAGGAACATTGCCCAGATTACTGGCAATGTTCATGAACGCCTTTGGCAGATCTCCAACTACCTGTCTGCCTCCCGTATAGAGGAAAGAGATGCCATAGATTACTTCTCCCATGCCAAGCGTTGTAATAAAGTCGCTTACGCCTACTCTTGATACCAGAAGTCCGTTTATAAGACCGATGAAGCAGCCGATCGCCATAACGGCCAGGCAGGCCAGCGGCCAGGACAGCCCCTGGTTGACCTGAAGTCCAACCACCAAAATATGCATCAGACCCACCTGGTAACCCACGGAGAGATTATAATTATTGGTAGCGATCGTGACCAGAACAGCCAGCGTCAGCATTATAATCACCGATTGGTTATTCAACATGGATTTAATATTAAACCAGGTTGGAAACGATTTTGGCAGAAGCAGTGAGAAAATACAGAATACAATTACCAGAATAAGCGGCAGATTATACTTTGCGAATACATTTGAGACACCGCTTAAAAATTTTCCCTTCGATTTCATAGAACACGCCTCCATAAATAGCATATATTATAAATCAGCGACACCGGTAGAAAGCGCAGTCAGATAATCCATGCTGATCTTTTCTCCAGTAACTTCTCCAATAATTACCCCTTTGTCAAAAACCAGCACCCTGTCCGCTATCCGGCTCACCTCTTCACAGTCCGAAGATACCAGTAAAATGGAACGCCCATCTTCTAACCCGGTTTTCATCATATTATAGATGTCCGCTTTCGCACCAACATCTACACCGATCGTCGGATCTTCCAAAATAAGGATCTTGCTCTCCGTTTCAAACCATCTGGCGATCATTACCTTCTGCTGATTTCCTCCGCTCAGGGTGCCCATCAGGTCATTGCCGCTGTTCGCCTTTATTTTATATTTTTGGATTGCCTGTTCACACCGCTCATCCTCTTCCTTTTCCTTCAGCAGCTGACACATCCCTTTTCCATTGACTGTCGGATTTATATAAATATTTTCCCGGACC belongs to Qiania dongpingensis and includes:
- a CDS encoding cupin domain-containing protein, producing the protein MVRYKEKLISSPRPNMLGGEGTAMVTPLFEKGEYRGHARLMSVLTLEPGCTVGEHKHEGEEEFVYILSGNAIYYDNGVQKEMKAGDTAITISGQTHRIDNKGTESLKYLAMVLTYDEA
- a CDS encoding amidohydrolase family protein, whose amino-acid sequence is MKERFRAIDAHVHVIEQLKGIGYRGELRPIGKGKGRWANGEELRIIPEGWGESSFSYEELLRRMDANGVEKAVLLQGSLYGLQNEYSVEAVEKYPGRFAAMGSFDPYCLDAEEIMHRLIEECGCKGLKFEMSSLGGFMGYHSEFKIDGPQMKEVWKYAQERGLVISLDIGDRKSPSFQLDSIVKLAEKYSNIKIVIEHMFCAGKGERNYVERYLDKISSHSNIYVTLASVVTNCLQGPPYRDAIFYLNAACERIGSERIMWGSDLPITASVLPYEVLKNYIADYSGLKEKDLENVYYNTAKLVYGL
- a CDS encoding ABC transporter permease, whose protein sequence is MKSKGKFLSGVSNVFAKYNLPLILVIVFCIFSLLLPKSFPTWFNIKSMLNNQSVIIMLTLAVLVTIATNNYNLSVGYQVGLMHILVVGLQVNQGLSWPLACLAVMAIGCFIGLINGLLVSRVGVSDFITTLGMGEVIYGISFLYTGGRQVVGDLPKAFMNIASNLGNVPTLILIVLVVAIVIFIVMEYLPFGRFLYFIGANKKAADLSGIDPKRYITYAYVISGFITSLAGIMLGAMMRVGQTSVGPDYLMSANAGALLGAVCFKVGKVNVWGSVCATLLLATVISGLQQMGAAYWVEPLFNGATLVLAVAVSLTAAKNRISKSKRLKDRSIRESRQGG